In Streptomyces sp. NBC_01381, a genomic segment contains:
- a CDS encoding TetR/AcrR family transcriptional regulator, with protein sequence MVTGTGKQQRRGNTRQRIQDVALELFAEQGYEKTSLREISERLDVTKAALYYHFKTKEDILTSIFEDLTRPIDELVAWGKEQPRTLEIKREILTRYSEILTGASPLFRFMQENQATMRDLKTGETFKDRMFSLLDILKEPGAPMTAQVRCFSALFTMHGGMFVLKDAEGDPEEKRKAILEVAIDLVTRAHEGA encoded by the coding sequence ATGGTCACGGGCACGGGCAAGCAGCAGCGCCGCGGGAACACCCGTCAGCGCATCCAGGACGTGGCCCTCGAACTCTTCGCCGAGCAGGGGTACGAGAAGACGTCACTGCGCGAGATCTCCGAGCGCCTGGACGTCACGAAGGCCGCGCTGTACTACCACTTCAAGACCAAGGAAGACATCCTCACCAGCATCTTCGAGGACCTCACCCGGCCCATCGACGAGCTGGTGGCGTGGGGCAAGGAACAGCCGCGCACCCTGGAGATCAAGCGGGAGATCCTGACCCGCTACAGCGAGATCCTCACCGGCGCGTCGCCGCTCTTCCGCTTCATGCAGGAGAACCAGGCGACGATGCGGGACCTGAAGACGGGCGAGACCTTCAAGGACCGCATGTTCAGCCTGCTCGACATCCTCAAGGAGCCGGGCGCCCCGATGACCGCCCAAGTGCGCTGCTTCAGCGCGCTGTTCACGATGCACGGCGGCATGTTCGTCCTCAAGGACGCCGAAGGCGACCCCGAGGAGAAGCGCAAGGCCATCCTCGAGGTCGCCATCGATCTGGTGACACGGGCGCACGAAGGCGCCTGA
- a CDS encoding M23 family metallopeptidase — protein sequence MSKRAKTHRSGLSLLRTRTAVVSVAALGLGASAVLGSGVAAAADSAGALPGISANSIAAQAAAQAKAAETAKQAATKKAAQAKQAAAKKASSWQDPVDKYTLSASFGLGGSMWSSKHSGQDFAVPIGTSVEAVHGGTVVKAGGNGAGDGPAYGNAIVIKHDNGTFSQYAHLSKIDVRVGQAVATGQHIAASGNTGNSSGPHLHFEIRTTPNYGTAVDPVAFLRSNGVTV from the coding sequence ATGTCGAAGCGCGCCAAGACCCACCGTTCCGGCCTGTCCCTGCTCCGTACGCGGACCGCCGTCGTCAGCGTCGCAGCCCTCGGGCTCGGAGCATCGGCAGTTCTCGGATCCGGTGTCGCGGCCGCTGCCGACAGTGCCGGTGCGCTGCCCGGCATCTCCGCGAACTCGATCGCCGCCCAGGCCGCCGCTCAGGCCAAGGCCGCGGAGACGGCCAAGCAGGCCGCGACGAAGAAGGCCGCGCAGGCCAAGCAGGCCGCCGCGAAGAAGGCCTCCTCCTGGCAGGACCCGGTCGACAAGTACACGCTCTCCGCGTCCTTCGGCCTCGGCGGCAGCATGTGGTCCTCCAAGCACTCCGGCCAGGACTTCGCGGTGCCGATCGGCACCTCGGTCGAGGCCGTGCACGGCGGCACCGTCGTCAAGGCCGGCGGCAACGGCGCCGGTGACGGCCCCGCCTACGGCAACGCCATCGTGATCAAGCACGACAACGGCACCTTCTCGCAGTACGCGCACCTGTCCAAGATCGACGTGCGCGTCGGCCAGGCCGTCGCCACCGGGCAGCACATCGCCGCCTCCGGCAACACCGGCAACTCCAGCGGCCCGCACCTGCACTTCGAGATCCGTACGACCCCGAACTACGGCACCGCGGTCGACCCCGTCGCGTTCCTGCGCTCCAACGGCGTCACCGTCTGA